The following proteins are encoded in a genomic region of Bacteroidota bacterium:
- a CDS encoding 1-deoxy-D-xylulose-5-phosphate synthase, with protein sequence MSTPTHQPEFQAGELLRNIEIPADLRKLAEEKLPQLCDELRQYIIDLVSVKGGHFGASLGVVELTVALHYVFETPHDQLVWDVGHQAYGHKILTGRRKVFHTNRIYKGISGFPKRSESEYDTFGVGHSSTSISAALGMAVAANRKGEHDRQVVAVIGDGAMTAGLAFEGLNHAGIEKSNLLVVLNDNCMSIDPNVGALKEYLNDITTSHTYNKVKDEVWKVLSKFGPDAQKMASKLSDGLKTALLKHSNLFESLNFRYFGPIDGHDVDRLVKVMRDLKDIPGPKLLHVVTRKGKGFKFSEEGNPTLWHAPGLFDKTTGQLVKSPNNGPSAPKYQDVFGHTMVELAEANPKIMGITPAMPSGCSLNIMMKAMPERAIDVGIAEQHAVTFSAGLATQGMVPFCNIYSSFMQRAYDQVVHDVALQNLHVVFCLDRGGLAGADGPTHHGAFDLAYFRCIPNMVVSAPMNEQELRNLMYTAQLDKNAGPFSIRYPRGNGVMPEWRAPLEELPIGKGRKVRAGKDVAILTIGHPGNFAVEACETLAAKGIQAAHYDMRFVKPIDEEMLHEVFSKYSAVITVEDGCIQGGFGSAVIEFMADHGYSAKLKRLGIPDKWIEHGEQPQLWKECGFDTDAIVNTAVELVEKKSIVTV encoded by the coding sequence ATGAGTACACCCACCCACCAACCCGAGTTTCAGGCCGGAGAACTCCTCCGGAACATCGAAATTCCAGCCGATCTGCGCAAACTGGCCGAAGAAAAACTTCCCCAGCTTTGCGATGAACTTCGTCAGTATATCATTGATTTAGTGTCGGTTAAGGGCGGGCATTTTGGTGCCAGCCTGGGTGTTGTGGAGCTTACCGTGGCGCTGCATTATGTGTTTGAAACGCCCCACGATCAGCTTGTTTGGGATGTGGGACACCAAGCCTACGGACACAAGATTTTGACCGGCCGCCGCAAGGTGTTTCATACCAACCGCATTTACAAAGGCATTTCTGGTTTCCCCAAACGCTCTGAAAGCGAGTATGATACGTTTGGCGTAGGCCACTCGTCAACCTCCATTTCGGCGGCGCTGGGCATGGCGGTTGCCGCCAACCGCAAAGGCGAACACGACCGCCAGGTAGTTGCTGTAATTGGCGACGGCGCCATGACGGCCGGCCTCGCATTTGAAGGCCTCAACCACGCAGGTATCGAAAAAAGCAACCTGCTGGTGGTGCTCAACGACAACTGCATGAGCATTGACCCCAACGTGGGCGCGCTCAAAGAATACCTGAACGACATTACCACCTCGCACACCTACAACAAGGTGAAAGACGAGGTGTGGAAAGTGCTCAGCAAGTTTGGCCCCGATGCACAGAAAATGGCATCGAAGCTCAGCGACGGACTGAAAACCGCGCTGCTCAAGCACAGCAACCTGTTCGAATCACTCAACTTCCGCTATTTCGGGCCTATTGACGGGCACGATGTGGACCGGTTGGTGAAAGTGATGCGCGACCTCAAAGACATTCCCGGCCCCAAACTCCTGCATGTGGTTACGCGCAAGGGAAAAGGCTTCAAGTTTTCGGAAGAAGGTAATCCTACGCTCTGGCACGCGCCGGGGCTGTTTGACAAAACCACCGGTCAGCTGGTGAAATCGCCCAACAACGGGCCTTCGGCGCCGAAGTATCAGGATGTGTTTGGCCACACGATGGTGGAACTGGCCGAAGCCAATCCGAAAATCATGGGTATTACGCCGGCCATGCCCTCGGGCTGCTCGCTCAATATCATGATGAAAGCCATGCCCGAACGCGCAATCGACGTGGGCATTGCCGAACAGCATGCGGTAACGTTCTCGGCCGGACTGGCCACACAGGGTATGGTGCCGTTCTGCAACATCTATTCCTCGTTCATGCAGCGCGCCTACGATCAGGTGGTGCATGATGTGGCGCTGCAGAACCTGCACGTAGTATTTTGCCTCGATCGCGGCGGACTGGCGGGTGCTGATGGCCCCACGCACCACGGCGCATTTGATCTTGCCTATTTCCGCTGCATCCCGAACATGGTGGTGAGCGCACCGATGAATGAACAGGAGCTGCGCAACCTCATGTACACCGCACAGCTCGATAAAAATGCCGGGCCGTTCTCGATCCGCTATCCGCGCGGCAACGGCGTGATGCCCGAGTGGCGCGCTCCGCTTGAAGAATTACCCATTGGCAAAGGTCGCAAAGTGCGTGCAGGCAAAGATGTAGCCATTCTTACCATAGGCCATCCCGGCAATTTTGCGGTAGAAGCCTGCGAAACACTTGCCGCCAAAGGCATTCAGGCCGCGCATTACGATATGCGTTTTGTGAAGCCGATTGATGAAGAAATGCTGCACGAAGTATTCTCGAAGTACAGTGCGGTAATTACTGTGGAAGACGGCTGCATACAAGGCGGTTTCGGCAGTGCGGTAATTGAATTTATGGCCGATCACGGCTACTCCGCAAAACTCAAACGCCTCGGCATTCCTGATAAATGGATTGAGCACGGCGAACAACCGCAGCTCTGGAAAGAATGCGGCTTTGATACGGATGCCATTGTGAATACTGCGGTGGAGTTGGTGGAGAAGAAGAGTATAGTAACCGTGTAA
- a CDS encoding HAD family hydrolase, with protein sequence MNPPYNPALLILDLDETLIHAAPKPLAREADFSVFNYSVYIRPHLHYFLKFVKPHYQLAVWSSASDDYVAEVVKRIFPADIPLEFVWGNSRCTPYFPAFDETSLVSPHGFGNYLYAKKLNKLRKRGWDINRMLIVDDTPAKVQFNYGNAIYVNEWTGQTDDKELYYLAFYLQSLRNVHNMRTIEKRNWKENLINRSADFLDVMFGFDTNENTGSK encoded by the coding sequence ATGAATCCCCCCTATAACCCCGCATTACTCATCCTCGATCTCGACGAAACCCTTATTCACGCTGCTCCCAAACCATTGGCTCGTGAAGCTGACTTCAGTGTGTTTAACTACTCCGTATATATACGCCCTCACCTCCACTATTTCCTTAAGTTCGTAAAACCGCACTATCAGCTTGCTGTCTGGTCATCGGCCAGTGATGATTATGTAGCTGAAGTAGTTAAGCGGATTTTTCCAGCAGATATTCCGCTGGAATTTGTATGGGGCAATTCGCGCTGCACACCTTATTTTCCTGCGTTTGACGAAACCTCACTGGTTAGCCCGCACGGTTTTGGTAATTATCTGTATGCCAAAAAACTGAATAAACTCCGCAAGCGTGGATGGGATATTAACCGTATGTTGATTGTGGACGATACACCGGCTAAAGTGCAGTTTAATTACGGCAATGCGATTTATGTGAATGAATGGACAGGCCAGACCGATGATAAAGAACTTTATTATCTCGCATTCTATCTGCAAAGTCTGCGCAATGTACACAACATGCGTACTATAGAAAAACGGAACTGGAAAGAAAATCTCATCAACCGGTCCGCCGATTTTCTCGATGTAATGTTTGGATTTGATACAAATGAAAACACCGGCTCTAAATAA
- a CDS encoding site-specific integrase: MPIKVKLRQKKISQNRQSLYLDFYPAIINPETGKSTRREFLNLYLYDNTRNPIDKQHNKETLQIAQQIRQKRENSLNKPEVYTEQEREHLNKKQLGEKDFLAYYIALKDKRHGSNREIWAAAYSYIEMFANGNLKFSDLTPQFCDNLREYLLNSKSLRNQNLMISQNTASGYFRTFKTALKKAFKDGYIQTDISTKVAAIPPAETFRNFLSLEELKNLANTECADPLIKRAALFSALTGLRFSDISNLTWGDVHLSDTQGCSIHFRQQKTKGVEIMPISADAVVLMGERKETHKQVFEGLKKSAYGNVYMYRWLGAAGITKHITFHCFRHTFATIQLSLGTDIYTVSKMLGHRELSTTQVYAKVIDKSKREAADRIKLDL, translated from the coding sequence ATGCCTATCAAAGTAAAACTCCGTCAAAAGAAAATTTCCCAAAACAGGCAAAGTTTATACTTAGACTTTTACCCTGCCATCATTAACCCGGAAACAGGTAAATCCACACGGAGGGAGTTTTTGAACTTATACTTATACGATAATACCAGAAACCCTATTGATAAGCAGCACAACAAAGAAACGCTGCAAATAGCCCAGCAGATACGCCAGAAACGTGAAAACAGTTTGAACAAACCGGAGGTTTACACTGAGCAGGAAAGGGAACATCTGAATAAAAAACAGTTAGGCGAAAAGGACTTTTTGGCCTATTACATAGCACTTAAAGATAAGCGGCACGGAAGTAACCGCGAAATCTGGGCTGCCGCATATTCATACATTGAAATGTTTGCTAATGGAAATTTGAAATTTTCCGATTTAACACCTCAGTTTTGTGATAATCTTAGAGAGTATCTGCTCAACTCAAAAAGTCTGAGAAATCAAAATTTAATGATAAGTCAGAACACAGCATCCGGGTATTTCAGAACTTTCAAAACTGCACTCAAAAAGGCCTTTAAAGACGGATATATTCAAACTGATATTAGTACAAAAGTGGCCGCAATTCCTCCCGCCGAAACATTTAGAAATTTTCTGAGTTTGGAGGAGTTAAAAAACCTTGCAAATACAGAATGTGCAGACCCTCTAATTAAAAGAGCGGCGCTGTTTTCTGCTCTTACCGGGTTGAGGTTTTCGGATATTTCAAATCTTACATGGGGCGATGTGCATTTAAGCGATACACAAGGCTGTTCAATACATTTCCGGCAGCAAAAGACAAAAGGGGTTGAAATCATGCCTATTTCAGCGGATGCGGTGGTATTAATGGGAGAACGAAAAGAAACACACAAACAGGTTTTCGAGGGGCTTAAAAAATCTGCATACGGCAATGTATATATGTACAGATGGCTGGGGGCTGCCGGTATTACCAAACACATAACATTTCACTGTTTCAGGCATACTTTTGCTACTATTCAACTCTCTTTAGGTACAGACATTTACACGGTTTCAAAAATGCTGGGACATCGGGAGTTATCCACAACTCAGGTTTATGCCAAAGTAATTGACAAATCAAAGAGAGAGGCGGCAGACAGGATTAAACTGGATTTGTAA
- a CDS encoding helix-turn-helix domain-containing protein has protein sequence MLKVTFDTLPEAVTQLYDKLTAIERILVEQNPPQHAETEQLLTIQQAGEFLNLSVPTLYGYVSRSAIPVSKRGKRLYFSKLELLQWIKDGRKKTAAEIKNEAESYLKSKRGRNG, from the coding sequence ATGCTAAAAGTAACATTTGACACCCTCCCGGAAGCGGTTACACAGCTTTACGATAAGCTAACCGCTATTGAGCGCATTCTGGTTGAGCAAAACCCGCCTCAACACGCAGAAACCGAACAACTGCTCACTATTCAACAGGCCGGGGAATTTCTCAATCTCTCAGTACCTACGCTTTACGGCTATGTAAGCCGCTCCGCTATTCCGGTAAGTAAACGCGGAAAGAGGCTGTATTTCTCAAAGCTGGAGCTTTTGCAATGGATAAAAGACGGGCGAAAGAAAACGGCTGCTGAGATAAAAAACGAAGCTGAAAGCTATCTAAAATCTAAAAGGGGCAGAAATGGTTAA